DNA sequence from the Chamaesiphon minutus PCC 6605 genome:
TGTACTTATTGGTTTATCAATCCTTTGTCTATCTTTAGCTACCACTACATCTGTCAAAGCAGGCACTCGAACCGAACAGATCGCCATGTCAGCACCAACAGCAACAGTAACTTCGATCGACAATACACAAATCACCCCGTCTGTATTGTCAATCCGGACAGGAACCAGAACTGGAGTTATTGCGATGTCCACAGCAAAGATCGATAACGCACCTGCTAACACAAAACTCACTCCGTTTGGATTAGTTTCTTTAGCTTATCAAGGTGAGTATCGGATGCAGGGCGTTCCAGGATTTGGTTCGTTTAAATCTGGTGTTTCTAGCAAAACAATTACTGCTACAGATCTAGTTAAAGCTGCAATTATCTCAAATCAATTATCGCCAGATACTCAAACCGATCGGGTTTATCTCAATGCTGTAGATCTACAATTGTTAAACACACGACAATAATCGAGTGCGATATGAATTGTGGTTTATCGCAAACAGATAAAGGGCTAGAATATTTTTCGCGTATTTTGGATCGATCGAGGTATTCTAGCCAAGTTACAATTAGTTATTGGGTGTCAACGATCGGTATCAACCCGAACGCGATAGTCTCCAGCTCATCCTATGGCAATATGGAGCGATCGGTTTGAATCTTACATTTATCGATTTTCAGGCAATACTCGATAATTTTATCTACCTCAACTCGTGCATCTTATGAAATTATTACCTTGATAAAAGATCTGCATAAATTGTAAAATGAGTATCGAATTTGGGCGAGAAATTTGTGGCAAGCTCAGTAATGCCGAAACACGAGAATGGCTAGTCACCAATGGAATTGGTGGTTTTGCCTCCGGTACTGTTGCTGGACTGCTCGCCCGTCGCTATCATGGCTTACTCGTCGCCGCATTACAGCCGCCCTTGGGTCGAACTTTATTACTCGCCAAACTGGATGAAACAGTCGGATATGACAATCTTACTTATGCTCTCCACACCAATCGGTGGGCAGATGGTAGTGTGGAGCCGCACGGATATCGCCAGATTGAAAGCTTTAAATTAGAAGGCACCATCCCCACTTGGCAGTTCGCTTGTGCGGATGCTTTGTTAGAAAAACGGATCTGGATGCGGTACGGAGCCAACACCACCTACGTTCGCTATACATTAAGCCGCGCCACGCAACCGCTAACCCTCACGCTCAAAGCTTTAGTCAATTACCGCGACTATCATGGTATTACTCAGAGTAACAACTGGCAAATGAATGTCGAGCAAATCGAAGGCGGCATTAAAATCGCTGCCGACGATCGCGCTACACCGTTATATTTATCGATCGATACAGGCATTGCCACACCCGCCCATAATTGGCACTACGGTTTCGATCTAGCCGTAGAACGATATCGCGGTTTGAGCGATCGCGAAGACCACTTCCACGCCGCCACCTTTGAAGTTACACTCAATCCTGGTGAATCGATCGTTTTTGTCGCTAGCACCGAACCACAGCCTCATCTAGATGGGTTACAAGCACTTAAATCTTACCAAGATCGAGAACACAAGCTCCTAAACCTCTGGAAACAGGAGCGACCCAAAACCACCAACCACAAACAAGATTGCCATGCTTGGATCGAACGATTGGTATTAGCCGCAGACCAATTTATCGTCAATCGATCGGTTCCTGGCATACCCAATGGTAAAACTATCATCGCGGGTTATCCCTGGTTTGGCGATTGGGGACGCGATACGATGATTAGTCTACCTGGATTGACGATCGCGATGGGAAGACCGGAAATTGCACGTTCTATTTTACTTACCTTTGCTAAATATGTAGATCGGGGAATGCTGCCCAATCGCTTTCCCGATGCAGGTGAAGTGCCGGAGTACAATACCGTCGATGCGACGCTGTGGTATTTTGAAGCAATTCGGAGTTACTACGATGCCACCGCTGACGATGAATTGTTAGAAGAACTCTTTCCCGTGCTGGCAGAGATTATCGATTGGCATTGTCGGGGGACTCGTTACAATACTCATCTCGATGCTGGCGATGGGTTACTATATGCCGGAGAAGCGGGCGTACAATTGACGTGGATGGATGCCAAAGTCGGCGATTGGGTAGTGACACCGCGCATTGGTAAACCGATCGAAATTAATGCCCTCTGGTACTGTGCCTTGCGATCTATAGCCAAGTTTGCGCGTCAGCTTGGTAAACCCGCTCGCGAATATGATGTACTTGCAGATCGAACTTTAATTAAATTCTCCCGCTTCTGGAACGCTGAGACTGGCTATTGTTATGATGTCCTCGATAGTCCCGATGGCGATGATGCCTCACTGCGTCCGAATCAAATCTTTGCCGTGTCGTTACCTGGAATGGGCGCAAAAGGTTATGCACCACTACTTACGCCCGATCGACAACGTGGGGTTGTGGATACTTGCAGCCGATCGTTGTTAACTTCACACGGCCTGCGTTCTCTGGCTCCCAACCATCCTCAATATCAGGGGCATTATGGTGGAAACCAATTACAACGCGACGGAGCCTATCATCAGGGTACGACTTGGGGCTGGTTGTTGGGTTCGTTTGTGTTGGCACATTATCAGGTATATGGCGATCGAACTCAGGCAAGACAATTTCTCGAACCGATGGCTCATCACTTGCTGGCACACGGTTTGGGCACTTGTAGCGAGATCTTCGATGGCGATGCGCCGATGAATCCACGGGGTTGTATCGCTCAGGCTTGGACTGTTGCTGAAGTTTTACGCGCTTGGGTGGCGATCGATCGATAACCCAATGTCGAGCACGAGCAGAATTGGGTTTACCACTGGCGTTCATCCCTTTCCTGCTTCGATCTCGTCCAAAGTTCAATTCAGATCGCTCGACAATTTCTCAGGATTTTCTCAGCAAACTCTCACCACAACTTTAGCAAAAGATCGCTGTTCTCTCAGGAGAGTTATCTACACTAACTTCATCGAGTTAGGAAAACCAAACATGAAAATATCTAAAGTTTTAACCAATAGTTTATTCGCAGGTTTAACCATTTTACATTTGAGTATTGCTGGGATTGCCCAAGCCGATCCCAATGCTGGGCATGGAAAAGCTTATGTTCCCATGATGGATGCAAAATTTCCCACGATGTCAGCAAAATATGGGATGGGTGTCACCCCTTTTAACTTAGTCTTTTTAGCTTTTCAGGGTTTCTTTGCTAGCGAAGGAATTCCCTCTGCGGCAGGTCTCGAACAAGCTTATCGAAATGGGACGGTAAAACCAGAAACATTAGTTAAAGCCGCGATCGCGATGAATCGACTGCCAGCTAGTTCGATCGATGACAAAACCTATTTGGATAGAGTTAAATCGCAGTTGGATGACTTGACTCGCAACAATTAATGCGATCTGGAGGTTTGAACTTCAGTTGTTATATTTTTCAATTACTACCGATCGTCTCTAGTCAAATACTAGAGGCGATCGGGAGAATTTATTAAAAATCCATCTACACTTGCATCGTTTCATCAAATTCTCATTTTACTCTCAGGAACGGCTCAGGACTGACTCAGATCGATCGAGTACGATCGTTGAGTAGATGAAAACCTAATTAATCAACTTATCGCTGGTGTGGCGATTTCAATTGCCGTACCAGCCTTTTCCTAGAGAGATAAGGCACACAACAATGACGATCGCGCTAACACAAGAAGAAATTAGGCTACAGGAAGCACATAACCGTACAGCTCATTGGCGACGCTGGGGGCCATATTTGAGCGATCGCCAGTGGGGGACGGTGCGAGAAGATTATAGTCGCTATGGTTCGGCTTGGGACTATTTTACTCACGACCAAGCGCGATCGCGAGCGTATCGCTGGGGCGAAGATGGCTTGTTGGGGATTTCGGACAATCATCAGCGGTTGTGTTTGGCAATTGCTTTATGGAATGGTGAAGATCCGATTCTTAAAGAGCGATTATTTGGGTTGACGGGGAATGAGGGCAATCATGGGGAAGATGTCAAGGAATATTACTTTTATCTTGACAACACGCCGATGCATTCATACATGAAGGCGTTGTATAAATATCCCCATCAAGCATTTCCTTACGATCGATTAGTTGCCGAAAATCGTCAGCGCACGCGGCAAGATCCAGAGTTTGAACTATTAGATACGGGGATATTTGATGACGATCGATATTTTGATGTCTTTGTCGAATATGCCAAAGCTGGTGCTGAAGATGTGCTGATGCAAGTTACGGTCATCAATCGCGGATCTGAAGCTCGATCGCTCCATCTACTGCCAACGCTGTGGTTTCGCAATACCTGGTCGTGGCATGGAGATGAAGAGAGTAAACCAACGCTCCAAGCAATTCAGACGAGCGACGATCTGAATATTATTGAAGCAAATCATCCAACATTAGGGAAATATTGGCTATATGCTCGTGGTAATGGCAAACTGTTATTTACAGAAAATGAGACTAATAACGAACGCATATTTAGTAATCCAAATGCTGCGCCTTATGTCAAAGACAGCATTAATGATTATATTATTAATGGAAATAAACAGGCTGTAAATCCAGATCGTATCGGCACGAAATCTGCGATTCATTATGTGCTATCGATCGAGCCTGGAGCCACCCAAACGATTCAGTTGCGCCTTAGCGATGTCCCAAATTTAAAGGAACCGTTGGGTGATGATTTTAATGCAACTTTCGCACTTCGCAAACAAGAAGCAGACGCATTTTATCACCGAGTTACACCATTTTCCCTGAGTGAAGACATGCGAAATGTGCAGCGTCAGGCATTTGCGGGGATGTTATGGTGCAAGCAGTATTACCACTATATCGTCGAAGATTGGCTCAAGGGGGATGCTAGCGAACCGAAGCCACCCGCAGAACGCAAACAAGGCAGAAATCAGGAGTGGTTTCATCTGTATACCGATGATATTCTGTCGATGTGCGACAAGTGGGAATATCCGTGGTTTGCGGCTTGGGATTTAGCGTTTCATTGTATAACTTTAGCGACGATCGATCCCGACTTTGCCAAGTATCAATTGGATATCTTGACCCGCGAATGGTATATGCACCCCAATGGACAAATTCCGGCTTATGAATGGGCATTTGGCGATGTTAATCCCCCCGTTCATGCTTGGGCGACTTGGCGCGTTTATCAGATCGAGCAGCAAATGTATGGGAAATCCGATTCCCAATTTCTAGAGCGCGTTTTCCAAAAACTAATGCTCAATTTTACCTGGTGGGTGAATCGCAAAGATATTCGCGGCAATAATGTCTTTCAAGGCGGATTTTTGGGGCTAGATAATATTGGCGTATTCGATCGCAGTAACGAATTGCCGACGGGTGGATACATCGACCAATCTGATGGCACCAGTTGGATGGGGATGTATTGTTTGAACATGCTCGAAATTGCTTTAGAGCTAGCAAAAATTAATCCAGTTTATGAAGATATTGCGAGCAAGTTCTTTGAACACTATTTATATATTGCCAATGCCATGAACCACATTGGTGAAATGGAAGCATCATTGTGGAATGAGTCAGATGGTTTTTATTATGATGTGCTGCATTTGCCCGACCATCGCCAAATTGAAATGAAAGTGCGATCGCTAGTGGGATTAATACCGCTGTTTGCGGTGGGAACTTTGGAACCGGAAACAATTAAAGCTTTGCCCAGCTTTAAGAAGCGGATGGAATGGTTTATCAGAAATCGTCACGATCTGCGGCGTAATGTTGCTTGTATGGAAACCCCTGGCAGAGGAGCTAGACGATTACTGGCGATCGTTTACAAGGAGAAATTGCAACGCATTTTACAAAAAATGTTGGATGAATCCGAATTCTTTAGCGATTATGGCATTCGGGCAATTTCTCGCCACCATGCCGAACATCCCTACCATTTTCAGACTAATGGCATGGATTTTTATGTCAATTACGAGCCAGCCGAATCGACGAGTGGGTTATTTGGCGGGAATTCTAATTGGCGCGGCCCCGTCTGGTTCCCAGTCAATTTTCTCCTGATTGAATCGCTCCAAAAGTTTCATCATTATTTTGGTGACGATCTCAAAGTTGAATGCCCGACGGGTTCGGGGCAAATGCTGACATTGGCAGAAGTGGCGATCGAATTATCCCGACGACTGACGCAAATTTTCTTGAGAAATTCCGCTGGAAATCGGCCTGTTTATGGTGGGGCTGAGAAGTTTCAAACAGATCCACATTGGCGCGATTTAATCCTGTTCTATGAATATTTTCATGGGGATAATGGAGCCGGAATTGGTGCCAGTCATCAAACGGGCTGGACGGGACTTGTAGCGCAGTTGATTCAACAATTGGGCGAACGTGACATGGCCGATCGACAGCCAGATCTAGAGTCAGAAATTCACTTGAAATCGATCGATTAAATCGTAAATCTTAGCAACAAATATTGGTGGTAATCATGTTAAATATACCAACTACGCAGATGAATTCATTGCAATTATTACCAACATACGGACAATCAGCTTGGCTGGATTATATTCGTCGCAGTTCGATTACTAGTGGCGAACTCCAACAGATGGTAACAGCAGGGGAGATTTGGGGCGTGACCTCAAATCCAGCGATTTTCGAGAAGGCGATCGCGGGCAGTACGGATTATGATGATGCCATCCAAGCATTAGAAACCGAACACGATCGAGATGCAATTGACCTCTACGAGCAACTGGCGATCGCCGATATCCAAGCCACCGCCGATATTCTCGCCCCGATTTACGCCAAAACCGATCGCCGCGATGGTTATGTCAGTCTCGAAGTCGCTCCTTACCTAGCCAACGATACGGAGCAAACACTCCAGGAAGCGCGGCGGCTGTGGCAAGCGGTCGATCGACCCAATCTGATGGTTAAAGTTCCGGCTACCGACGCGGGGATACTGGCGATCGAGCAACTGATAAGCGAAGGAATTAACGTCAATGTCACCTTATTATTTTCCCAAGCAGCTTACGATCGGGTTGCCACCGCTTATATATCAGGCTTGGAGAAGTATGCCGATGCGGGGGGCGATGTCAGCCGAGTTGCTAGTGTGGCTAGTTTCTTTATCAGCCGCATCGACACGGCGATCGATAATCTCATTACCGAGCAACTTAAAACCACTACCGATCGAAAACAGCAAGATCTGCTCGCATCATTGTCGGGACGGGTGGCGATCGCCAATGCCAAACTTGCTTATGAATACTATCAAAACCTCTGTCAGAGCGGGCGGTGGCAGCGACTCGCCGCATATGGGGCGCAATCGCAACGGTTGCTATGGGCGAGTACGGGTACGAAAAATCCCCACCAAAGCGAGGTTTTATATGTCGAGGAGTTGATCGGTGCCGATACGGTCGATACCATTCCACCAGCGACTCTGGCTGCTTTTCGCGATCGAGGTACAGCTAGTGCCACGCTCACTAAAGATGTCCAAATCGCTCGTGAAGTGCTGTCGAATCTCGCTCTAGTCGGAATTTCCCTCTCTGATGTGACAGATCGATTGCTGCAAGAGGGATTGCAATTATTTAGCGATGCCTTCGATCGATTATTGGGTGCGGTGGAGCAGAAACGGCAAGCAGTCTTGAGTAAAGTGAAATGACGATCTTAGCTGGTGATATTGGCGGTACAAATACCCGTCTGGCATTGTTTGAATCGAATGGAGGTACGCTCGATCCGATTCTCGTTCCGAGAGGCTTTGCCAACGAGTCAGCCACCTTTCCGAGCGGCAATTATCCCAATCTAGAGGCGATCGTTAGTAAATTTCGATCGATTCATTCCCAGCCGATAACTCATGCCTGTTTTGGGATTGCGGGGCCAGTCAAACACGGTCGCTGTCAGGCAACCAATCTACCGTGGGTCGTCGATGCCCAGGTTTTAGCTACTAGCTTAGATCTAGCCACCGTGGGTTTAATTAATGACCTCGAAGCCAACGCTCTGGGCATTGCCGTCCTCCAACCCACCGACTTTGTAACTCTCAATTCTGGCGAACCCGATGCTGATGGCAATGCCGCACTCATTTCGGCGGGCACGGGTTTAGGCGAAGCGGGGCTGTACTGGGATGGTCGAGCATATCGATCGATCGCCTCCGAAGGCGGTCATGCTGATTTTGCGCCTCGCGACGAGCTGGAAATCGATTTATTACGTTATTTAATGGCTCAATTCGGTCGGGTCAGTTGGGAACGAGTCCTCTCTGGGTCAGGATTGTACAACATCTACAAATTCTTGCGCGATACCGGACGGGGAACGGAACCAGATTGGCTCTCAGCCGAAATCCAGCACCAAAATCCCCCCAGTGTCATTACTCAAGCCGCTTTAGCCAGAGAGTCTATCCTGTGTGAATTAACACTAGATCTATTTATTTCCATCTACGGTGCGGAGGCTGGCAACCTGGCACTCACCATGAAAGCAACGGGAGGAGTATTTATCGGCGGTGGGATCGCCCCCAAAATCATCGAACAAATTAACGGTTCGACGACGTTTATGGATGCCTTTACTGCTAAAGGTCGGATGGCATCACTTCTCAAAGCAATGCCAGTACGGGTGATTCTCAATGACAAAACGGCTCTTTTGGGTGCAGCAGTTGCGGCAAGTAATCGAT
Encoded proteins:
- a CDS encoding amylo-alpha-1,6-glucosidase, which codes for MSIEFGREICGKLSNAETREWLVTNGIGGFASGTVAGLLARRYHGLLVAALQPPLGRTLLLAKLDETVGYDNLTYALHTNRWADGSVEPHGYRQIESFKLEGTIPTWQFACADALLEKRIWMRYGANTTYVRYTLSRATQPLTLTLKALVNYRDYHGITQSNNWQMNVEQIEGGIKIAADDRATPLYLSIDTGIATPAHNWHYGFDLAVERYRGLSDREDHFHAATFEVTLNPGESIVFVASTEPQPHLDGLQALKSYQDREHKLLNLWKQERPKTTNHKQDCHAWIERLVLAADQFIVNRSVPGIPNGKTIIAGYPWFGDWGRDTMISLPGLTIAMGRPEIARSILLTFAKYVDRGMLPNRFPDAGEVPEYNTVDATLWYFEAIRSYYDATADDELLEELFPVLAEIIDWHCRGTRYNTHLDAGDGLLYAGEAGVQLTWMDAKVGDWVVTPRIGKPIEINALWYCALRSIAKFARQLGKPAREYDVLADRTLIKFSRFWNAETGYCYDVLDSPDGDDASLRPNQIFAVSLPGMGAKGYAPLLTPDRQRGVVDTCSRSLLTSHGLRSLAPNHPQYQGHYGGNQLQRDGAYHQGTTWGWLLGSFVLAHYQVYGDRTQARQFLEPMAHHLLAHGLGTCSEIFDGDAPMNPRGCIAQAWTVAEVLRAWVAIDR
- a CDS encoding MGH1-like glycoside hydrolase domain-containing protein yields the protein MTIALTQEEIRLQEAHNRTAHWRRWGPYLSDRQWGTVREDYSRYGSAWDYFTHDQARSRAYRWGEDGLLGISDNHQRLCLAIALWNGEDPILKERLFGLTGNEGNHGEDVKEYYFYLDNTPMHSYMKALYKYPHQAFPYDRLVAENRQRTRQDPEFELLDTGIFDDDRYFDVFVEYAKAGAEDVLMQVTVINRGSEARSLHLLPTLWFRNTWSWHGDEESKPTLQAIQTSDDLNIIEANHPTLGKYWLYARGNGKLLFTENETNNERIFSNPNAAPYVKDSINDYIINGNKQAVNPDRIGTKSAIHYVLSIEPGATQTIQLRLSDVPNLKEPLGDDFNATFALRKQEADAFYHRVTPFSLSEDMRNVQRQAFAGMLWCKQYYHYIVEDWLKGDASEPKPPAERKQGRNQEWFHLYTDDILSMCDKWEYPWFAAWDLAFHCITLATIDPDFAKYQLDILTREWYMHPNGQIPAYEWAFGDVNPPVHAWATWRVYQIEQQMYGKSDSQFLERVFQKLMLNFTWWVNRKDIRGNNVFQGGFLGLDNIGVFDRSNELPTGGYIDQSDGTSWMGMYCLNMLEIALELAKINPVYEDIASKFFEHYLYIANAMNHIGEMEASLWNESDGFYYDVLHLPDHRQIEMKVRSLVGLIPLFAVGTLEPETIKALPSFKKRMEWFIRNRHDLRRNVACMETPGRGARRLLAIVYKEKLQRILQKMLDESEFFSDYGIRAISRHHAEHPYHFQTNGMDFYVNYEPAESTSGLFGGNSNWRGPVWFPVNFLLIESLQKFHHYFGDDLKVECPTGSGQMLTLAEVAIELSRRLTQIFLRNSAGNRPVYGGAEKFQTDPHWRDLILFYEYFHGDNGAGIGASHQTGWTGLVAQLIQQLGERDMADRQPDLESEIHLKSID
- the tal gene encoding transaldolase, whose amino-acid sequence is MLNIPTTQMNSLQLLPTYGQSAWLDYIRRSSITSGELQQMVTAGEIWGVTSNPAIFEKAIAGSTDYDDAIQALETEHDRDAIDLYEQLAIADIQATADILAPIYAKTDRRDGYVSLEVAPYLANDTEQTLQEARRLWQAVDRPNLMVKVPATDAGILAIEQLISEGINVNVTLLFSQAAYDRVATAYISGLEKYADAGGDVSRVASVASFFISRIDTAIDNLITEQLKTTTDRKQQDLLASLSGRVAIANAKLAYEYYQNLCQSGRWQRLAAYGAQSQRLLWASTGTKNPHQSEVLYVEELIGADTVDTIPPATLAAFRDRGTASATLTKDVQIAREVLSNLALVGISLSDVTDRLLQEGLQLFSDAFDRLLGAVEQKRQAVLSKVK
- the glk gene encoding glucokinase — translated: MTILAGDIGGTNTRLALFESNGGTLDPILVPRGFANESATFPSGNYPNLEAIVSKFRSIHSQPITHACFGIAGPVKHGRCQATNLPWVVDAQVLATSLDLATVGLINDLEANALGIAVLQPTDFVTLNSGEPDADGNAALISAGTGLGEAGLYWDGRAYRSIASEGGHADFAPRDELEIDLLRYLMAQFGRVSWERVLSGSGLYNIYKFLRDTGRGTEPDWLSAEIQHQNPPSVITQAALARESILCELTLDLFISIYGAEAGNLALTMKATGGVFIGGGIAPKIIEQINGSTTFMDAFTAKGRMASLLKAMPVRVILNDKTALLGAAVAASNRSHSVF